CCGCAACTACTCAATGATCCAATCTATATGGGCTGGAGTCAGCCGCGGATCAGTGGTGATGAATATTATGCCTTTGTGGATGAAGTGATTGCGGCTATCAAGCGTCGCTGGCCCAAGGCACTGATTCAGTTTGAAGATTTTGCCCAGAAAAATGCCATGCCTTTGCTGGACAAGTATCGCGACCAGCTTTGCTGTTTTAATGACGATATTCAGGGTACCGCTGCGGTGTCTGTGGGTAGCCTGATTGCGGCAAGCCGTGCAGCGGGCAAACAGCTCAAAGACCAGACGATTGCTTTTCTTGGCGCAGGTTCGGCAGGTTGTGGTATCGCTGAACAGATTGTGGCACAAATGGTGGCTGAGGGTTTGACTGATACTGAAGCACGTGCCCGGATCTACATGGTGGACCGTTTTGGCCTGATCACGGAAAATCAGCCGAATCTGCTGAATTTCCAGTGTAAACTAGCACAAAAACCAGAAGCAGTTGCCGAATGGGCCAATGTCAACGAAGCCATCTCCTTGTTGGATGTCGTGAAGCACGTTCAACCAAGCGTATTAATCGGGGTATCCGGGCAGCCTGGGCTGTTCACTGAAGAGGTGATCAGAACCATGGCGGCACATTGTAAACATCCGATTATTTTGCCACTGTCCAATCCAACCTCACGGGTAGAGGCGGTGCCAGCCGACCTGATTGAATGGACCGAGGGCAGAGCTTTGATTGCCACTGGCAGTCCGTTTGCACCGGTGAATTATCAGGGCAAGATTTATCAGATTTCCCAGTGCAATAATTCCTATATTTTCCCAGGCATTGGTTTGGGAGTGGTGGCTTGTGGTGCACGTCGCGTCACCGATCATATGTTGATGGCATCGAGTAATGCACTGGCAGAATGCTCACCGAAATTGCAGGATCTAGAGGCTGATTTATTGCCGGATATTAATGATATTCAGCAGGTATCGAAATTCATTGCCTTTAAGGTGGCACAGGCCGCGATGCAGGATGGGGTTGCACCACTGATTAGTGATGCACAATTGCAGGAACAGATCGAGGCCAATTTCTGGACGCCAGAATACCGTGCTTATCGACGTTTGCCGTATTAAGGGCTAATTGAAATAAAAGGAGCATGATGCTCCTTTTATTTGATGAATGATTCATGGCAACAGAGTCTCAAGGGCGGTATTTTAACGATGAATAAATTTTAGGATTCAAGTTTAAAGCGCCTATAATGGCGTTTTTATTTTGCTTTGATGTTATGTCTTACCAGATTTGGTTTGCCTATATGTTGGCCTGCTGGGTCATCAGTGTCTCTCCCGGTGCGGGTGCGATTGCATCTATGTCGAGCGGTCTGAGCTATGGTTTCCGCCGTGGTTATTACAATGCGATTGGTCTGCAATTGGCCTTGATTTTACAGATTCTGATTGTGGCTGCCGGTGCGGGTGTGCTTTTTGCGACTACACCGTGGGCGTTTAGCTTAGTGAAATGGTTTGGCGTACTGTACTTGCTTTATCTGGCTTATCTGCAATGGACTGCACCAGTGAAACTTATGGATGTGCCAGTACATGCAGCTCAGTATCGGTCACGTCACAGCCTGGTCTTGAATGGATTTCTGGTCAATATGAGCAATCCGAAAGCGATTGTATTTT
This portion of the Acinetobacter sp. GSS19 genome encodes:
- a CDS encoding LysE family transporter; the encoded protein is MSYQIWFAYMLACWVISVSPGAGAIASMSSGLSYGFRRGYYNAIGLQLALILQILIVAAGAGVLFATTPWAFSLVKWFGVLYLLYLAYLQWTAPVKLMDVPVHAAQYRSRHSLVLNGFLVNMSNPKAIVFLLAVLPQFLDLNRPQWLQYLIMAATMITIDLIVMAGYTGLAAKVLRLLSSAKQQKYMNRSFAILFTCAALLLSTVHQA
- a CDS encoding NAD-dependent malic enzyme, producing MTTENVAVKRPLYIPYAGYTLLELPLLNKGSAFTEDERQRFNLHGLLPNTIEAIEEQSQRSYQQYSTFQDDINKHIYLRNIQDTNETLFYHLIEQHLAEMMPIIYTPTVGEACQRFSDIYRRHRGVFISYPDRAHIDDILQNVNKKNVKVIVITDGERILGLGDQGIGGMGIPIGKLSLYTACGGISPAYTLPITLDVGTNNPQLLNDPIYMGWSQPRISGDEYYAFVDEVIAAIKRRWPKALIQFEDFAQKNAMPLLDKYRDQLCCFNDDIQGTAAVSVGSLIAASRAAGKQLKDQTIAFLGAGSAGCGIAEQIVAQMVAEGLTDTEARARIYMVDRFGLITENQPNLLNFQCKLAQKPEAVAEWANVNEAISLLDVVKHVQPSVLIGVSGQPGLFTEEVIRTMAAHCKHPIILPLSNPTSRVEAVPADLIEWTEGRALIATGSPFAPVNYQGKIYQISQCNNSYIFPGIGLGVVACGARRVTDHMLMASSNALAECSPKLQDLEADLLPDINDIQQVSKFIAFKVAQAAMQDGVAPLISDAQLQEQIEANFWTPEYRAYRRLPY